The sequence TTCCGTTGCTGCTTCCCCAAAGTTCAGCGGAGTCAGCCGGCTCTGCGCCGCTGCCCTAGGCCTTTCCTCCATCCCATCATCCCTGCCCTTCAGACTCAGGCTTTATAGCAGGTGGGGAGCCGCCACCCCGCCAATGGGCATCCCAGGGAGGGCTAGCCCCTCCCTCCCCGTCCCACATTGGTTCTTGTTGCCCACCGACCAGCCTGACGTGGAGAGGGCCCCTCTTCCCTCTGGGAGCCCGGAGGGGCCTGTCCGCAGCTCAGCGATCGGCTCTGGCCCGAGGCCCAAGGGATTTCCTGCAGATGCAAACCCCCTGCTTTCCTGCCCCGTCTGGCTTTTCATTATAGGCAAGCTACTAggtgcttttccttttcttttgttcttaaacTTAATcgtgttttattttttgcaattgcACGGAAATACGGTTTTCAACATCGCTCTGTGAGATTTCGCGCTCCaagtttccccttccccttcccccggAGAGCGAGCGGTCACCCAGGTGTAATGACCGCCTTGTGAATGTCCCGGCAGCCACGTGGGGAAAGAAGGCTCGGCACTAGGCGGCCCGCCGGCCGGACTTTCCTCTCCGGACACTGTCCCGTGTCTCCTCTGCAGCGTCAACGACCTCGTTGCCGTGGGCCGGGAGCACTTCTACGCCACCAACGACCACTACTTCTCGGACCCCTCCCTCCGCGCCTGGGAGATGTACTTGGGTTTGAAATGGTCCAACGTGGTTTACTACAGCCCGCGGGACGTGCGCCAGGTGGCCTCCGGCTTCGACTTCGCCAACGGCATCAACATTTCTCCCGACGGCAAGTACGTGCTCCCTCAGGTCCGGCGACCTGGAgggtctccccccccccccccccccaactggtCTCGAGAAATTTCCCAGGCCTGTTTAATGCCAGACGCCTCCCCCCCCACTGGGGCCCCCTGAATGAGAGACCGCCGCCACCGTTGCTAACGCTTACCTAGCCCACGCCTTAGTATGTCCACAAGTGGCGAGGTTAGGCAGGGCCTGGCCCCAGAGGGCCACGTTCTCCCCTGAgcggggaggaggagagggggatgCGGATGGGCAGCCAGGGGGGATGGGAATGGATGGGTGGTCGGGCAAGAGGTGGAAGGCTGGCCGGGAGGAAGCTAAGGGTCCCCGGGCGTCGACTGGGGAGTGGAACAGCCGCAAGAAGGCGAAGAGCGGCAGCCGGAGCAGCGGCAGCAAGGGCCCGAGGCTCAGGGGGCTCACGTCTTCTGCCAAGAAACAAGCCCTTTTTCCATGAAGGGGACCCAGGGAAGTGGCCAGGGGCGGCTGGTCCTCCAGAACCGCGTGAAGCTCTCAGGAGACTGGCCGAGGCAGCTGCTCCCGCGCcttctggggaggggggaggggggttgaTGGCCCGTGTCTTCTCCCAAAGGTACCTTTACGTGGCCGAGTTGCTGGGTCACAAGATCCACATCTTTGAAAGACTTGCCGACGGGAGCCTCAAAGCACTGAAGGTAGGAGTCGCCTGCCCGCCAAGGCACCATCTTTAGCATGGAGCAGGCCCCGGGCGGTCTGCCCTGGAAGCCGCCAATGAGCAAGCCCGGTGGAGGAGTCAGAGAGCGGGGAACCAAGCTTCGCCCTTCCCCAAAATGAGGTCCCCGAGGAACTCAGccatgggggaggggggacagCGTGGGGAAGGGGGGACAGTGTGGGGAGGGCTGACCCAGGGTGGGGAGGGGTGAACAGGTCAGGGAGGGGTGACCAGGGTGGGGAGGGGTGAcccagggcaaggaggttacagGGAAGGAGCAGATGGATGAGCTCGGGGAAGTTCTAGGGGAGACTAAGCTCAGGCCTCCTGGGGACAGAGACCAGAAAGCAAAGGCAGCCAAGGGAGAGAACAAAGGAGCCCGGGAATCTATAGTGACTACACTGCGAGCTTTGGGAGTCATTCCCGCAGGCTAAACCGGCCTGGGGGCCGTCCTGGGGCAGCCTTCGCAGCCCAGCGGGTCCCACTTACGCTGCTTCACGGTGCCCCCCTCTGGGAGTCAACAAGGATGGGGGGAGGAAATACTGAAGGCAGAGAAGTGTTCCTGGGTTCCTCCCTGAGccttcatttttctctgaattgGCTCCAGGGCTCCTTTTTTAAGTCTAATTTTAGATTTAGCCGCCCATCACACCAGCTGCTGGGTTCCCAGGGCCTCTACCTGTTCCTAGGGGGTCTCTGCTCTGGATCCCTGCCTATGGTGGGCCAGAAGCTCCCTTTTCTCACCCTTGGGCTCTCCCACCCCTCACACAGCAGCTGGGGGGAGAATTTCTTGCACCCGGGATCTCCCCAAAGGAGTAGGAAAGAATTCGGGGTACCAGGACCCCAGGGAACGGAGAGCAACAGTAAATATCATATGACAGGATGGCTCCTCCTTCACTTAACTGTGACTGCATTAGTCTCCCCTCCGGAGAGCGTAAAAGGGAAGCCCCGAGTCCAATGCTGCTACTTCTGAcgttttgtttctctctgtgtgtatcactCTCTTACTTTCTCACTGCCTGTCTCTCCCCCCGGccccatctctctctgtgtctctctctctgtgtctgtctctgtctctctttctctccccccctctctgtctcccccGTCTCAATTTTGGAAGGCCCTCACCTTTGACACCCTCGTGGATAACTTGTCCGTGGATCCCACCACGGGGGACGTGTGGGTTGGGTGCCATCCCAACGGCATGAAGATTTTCTTCTATGACCCCGAGGACCCGCCTCCATCAGAGGTGAGTTTTGTGAAGAAATGGAGACGTTTCCTTTCATCTCCCCCGTAACGGGAACCGTGCCCCTCGCCAAGGCAGAAGTTTGATTTTAAAGCGCTATTTCAGCCGGGAAGGCGAGACAGCTGGCGGGATCCGATTATGATTTGCTCTGTCTTGGACTTTGTGGGGCACCCCCCCCCATCAAGCTAGAGTGGACAGTGTGGTCTCTGAAGCTTCCCTCTCCCCGGCCCGGGGCAGCGCCGGCCCTTCCCTGGAGACCTGCCTGCCAATAATTGTGCAAGGCGGTTCACATTTAGACAGCTGGTGACCAAGCGTTTCAGAGCGTCGTGGGACAGTGAATAGATCGCTGGGTTCGGAGTGAGggaaacccgagttcaaatacagcctcacacactttgtcttcctcagtttcctcaagtgtaaaatagaggtaataacAGCAACTGTCTCCCAGGATTGCCTTGAGGCTCCAAGAAGAGACTGTTTGTAAAGCTGGTTCCTGGctcctggcatgtagtaggtgcctATTAAATGCAcgttcccttttttctccctcacttgaGCTTTAGAACAAGCCTGGGAAGTTGATGCTGTCattaccccaccccccacccctgtAGCAATGGGGAAGTGATGAAGGTTGGGAACCTTGCTTAGTGTCCCGAACGAGGAAGTCCCTGGGGTAGATTTAAGCACAGgcctcttctgactccaagtccagtgttctgcCCGCTGAGCCACACTGTTCCAGCCTTCCTGCAGACCCAAATTCCTTTCCCGACCTTTTCTGGGGTTGTTTAGAACATTCTGGATAAGACCCAATAAAGTGTCCAAGTCTAACCCCAAAACCCTGAAGGgccatggggggagggaggggggggagaaggaggaggggaggacaggaaagaggggaaggaaggagggagagaggggaggggagagagagggaggggggagaaggagggagagagagagagagagagagagagagagagagagaggggagagggagaggagagggagggagaggaaggagagaggggaaggggggagagggaggggagagagagagggaggggagagagagaaggagggagagagagagagagagagagagagagagagagagagagagagacagagagggagagggagagggagagggagagggagagggagagggagagggagaggagaaggagaggggagggaagggaaggagggagagaggaagggagagagagggaggggagaagaaaggaggaggaagagaagagagaagagagaagaggagagggagggagagggagagggagggagagggagaaggagagggagagggagagggaaggaagggagggagaggggaggggagagagagagggaggggagagaaggagggagggagagagagacagagagagagacagagggagagggagagggagagggagagggaaggaagggagggagagagagggaggggagagagagagggaggggagagagagaaggagggagggagagagagagagagacagagagagagacagagagagagacagagagggagagggagagggagagggagagggagagggagagggagagggaagagggaagaggggagggagggaggagagaaaggaggaggagagggagggaaggaggaggggccTTGGACAGTGCCGCTAAGAGGCTGAGCAGCTGCTCCTGAGAAGGCCCCACCTGGAGCCCATCTGCTCACTTCTGTGCCCCCGGAGCCGAGCCGGCACACTCGCCACCACACCCCCCACACCCCAGCTGCTGGGGGTCTCCCAGCCCAGGAGGCTGCTCTCCCACACCCGGCGTGACCTGGACTGGCCCCGGGGCTGGCAAACGCGGCCCCGCAGCGGCCGGGGCTTCTTCTGTTTGGGGAGGTCCTGTGCTGATAATTGAGATATGAGGGTGGGAGTGGGTCCCACGGGAGCCGAAGGAGCCCCGGCTCTTAGGCCTGGGAGGTGCCTTAGTGGCTCCCAGGTCGTCTTTGGGAGGCCCAAGACCTGAGCGGTTCAGAGTCCACCCCAGTTTGGGGAGCCCGAGAGTCATGGGGCCACCTACTTGTTTTAcacatagggaaactgaggcacgggggGGCAGTCCCAGATGCTAAGTAGTAGAGCCAGGGCCGGAGGACGGGCCAGTCTGTGCACACCTGAGCTTGTCCAGCCACGGTCACTGGGTCGCTGTCCCGATGCAGCCCggagaggaaggcagggaggCCAGGGCAGGTGGGGGAGGCTGGGGCAGGTGGGGGAGGCGGGGGAGGCCGGGGGAGGCCAGTGGTCCTCAGGGGCCCCTCGGGCCGGGTCAGAGCAGCCCGAGGAGGGCCTGAGTGCTGGCCGTGGTTCCCGTGTGCAGGTGCTCCGCGTGCAGGACATCCTCTCCTCTAGGCCCTCGGTGAGCCAGGTGTACGCCGAAGGCGGCTCCGTCCTGCAAGGCAGCACCGTGGCCTCTGTGTACCGGGGGCAGCTGCTGATCGGCACCGTCTTCCACCGGGCTCTGCGCTGCCAGCTCTAGCATCCCCTCCTGGGAGCCGGGGGACGTGGGGGGGACCCACCAAGCAATAAAAGGAGTGCTGGCCCACGTTGGGAGTGTGATTGGGGGTCGTGGGGGGGGGGCCAGTGGGTGGGACCTCGGCCTCCCTGGGAGGCCCCTGAGACCCTCTGGGTCCCTTCGGGATGATGCTGTTGGCCCCGCAGCTGCCCCTGCCCCAGCTGCTTTGGCTCCCTCCTCCCGGGCCCTCCTCTCCAGCCAAGGCAATGCCAATGGCGCCCCCAGGTTTCCCTCCGGCCTGAACGCCCGCCCCCACTGGCCTTCGCTGAGTTTCCGGGGCCTCCTGGCTCttgtccccccaccccccaatgaTTCCCCTTGTACAGTGTTCTCTTCAAATGCGTTGGGGCAGGGGATGAGGCAGATGGGGGCGGGGGGAACGACACCTGAGCTCCTAAAGCCTAGAATTTCCCAAATGGATCAGCTGGGATGGAGCGAGGGGGGAGGGCAGGGACAGGAGGGGCTCCAGAACACGCGGCCACGTGACGCATCCAAAACACGGAGCTTGACATTCCCGGACTGGGCTGGGGTTCCCCTCCCTGGCAGCCCCCCTGCCCCAATGTCTCCTCTGCTCTCCTTGGAGCTGGCTTTCTGGGTCTCCCTGGCTGCCAGTGCTCTCCCCCCACAGTACCCATAAGGCTCTGGGGGACTCTGCCGGACCagccccccccccatccctcctctcccccctgcCAGTGGGGCACGCCTGGCCAGGGCGGCCCATGTGGCCCCATTGGCGCGGCCCCTTCTGCCTCAGACCTGGTCAGCGGCCTCTGGAGTGGCCGGGGCTAAAGCCAGCCTGTGGCTGACCCTCTGGCCGGCCCCCCCCAGCCTGGGCTCCGTCCCCCACCCCCCAGCCTCTCAGTCATCATTCATTAAGCTCCAGAGCTAGACCCTGGGGGAGGGTGACGCCCTGTCTTAGAGGGGGTGGGGACACACGCATGGGGGCACCCGCGTCAGTGCAAGAGCATGGCTTCCAGGGGGGGTGGGGAGCCGGGGAGATGCTCTTCCTGTAAGACTTTCCCACCCGGACTGCACCTGCTCCCCCATCTTTGACTTCCCAGAGCCCGGTCTGGCGATTCCCACCTCAAGCTCGTTATTGGCCAATGAATCTGTCCAGATTCTGGCCCGAGGGCATCCCCCCAAGGGCATCTCAGCCCCGCCCCAGTCCAAGGACATCTTCTCAGCCCCGCCCCAAGGGCATCGCCCCAGGGCCTATCCTCTTCTGCCCTGGCCCGTGCCCGTCCAAGGgcatctccttcacaatctgctTGGGCTCCAGCTTCTCCGGAAGACATTTGGGAACTCCTTCCTGCCCTTGAGGGTCTCTCTCCTGCCCGGGGCTGCTGCGGGGTGGGGGAGGCTGCTCTCCTCATGGGACCCCCCCTGCCTGGTTCCCAGCTGCCCCCATACCGTGCACTGCCATCCAAGCTCGGCAGGCGCGGGTGAACAGAGACGCAAAGGGCACACTCGGCATTTGGGTGTCGGTGACATTAAATGGATAGGAATGAGTTGGATTTGGGGGCCACTGtgtgagattgtgtgtgtgtgtgcgacTGTGTGAATGTGGGCAAGAATCCCTTGGGGAAAACGGAGTAGCCTGCATGATGCGGGGAGAAAGCAGTGCTGGGGGACGACACCAGCGCAAGCCTGTTACACCCGAGATGACCATCCACCATCCTAGTAACCAACTCTGCACTCCACTCACTGATGCGGAAGCTGGCGAAGTCGTGGGCTCCATGACCTATCACCTGCTGCAGAGACCCCAGCCCCGATTGGCTCTTCCAGAAGCCACGTCCGAACCCGTCCATAAAGAAAAGCGAGTCCCGGCGGCCGGCCCTCTCAGACCGCTTCTGGAGAAAGCTTTGGACACTCCCTTAAACAAGGGCAAAGCAAGTAACCCTGGCGCTGGCTCAGACCAAAAGCCGACACCGAAGCTGAAATACTTGGGCCACGTAAACTGGACAAGACCCTGAAGTTGGGAAAGATGGAATATAAAAGGAGGGAAGAGCAGAAGACGGAAAGGGGAGCACCCCGGAGACAATCAGCGTGAGCTTGGAGGGACTGGAGAGCGAGCGGAGGACAGAAGAGCCTGGGATGCCACGGTGCAGGAAGAGCCAGGAGTGACTAAATGACTGAACGCAGCCCCAGGTCTGAGCCACAAACGGCGTTTATTTGCTTTAAAATCTCCCTGAAGACTTGGAAAGGATGGctctcttccttacttcagaAGGGTGGGAGCGACGGGTGCAGAATATGGCCTACGTTGTCGCGGAGGGGCAGCGAGGGGGCAGGGGAGGCACCCGAAGGCCTGGGTTGGCGCGTCCTGCTGGACATGACTGGGCTGAACTCTGCAGCTGTGACGGGCGCCTGGCTAACGGCCCCGGGTTTCTCCCCAGTATGAGAGCGGCCCGCCGGGAAAGCACAGGACACGCCCGGGCCTCCGCAGACGGCAGCCGGGCTCCCGGGCCCCTCCATTTCTCAGGGACCTGGGGGAGGCGGCAGCGTCTGAGGTGAGTGTGGAACCCTCCGCTCACCCTGCGCCGGCCCTCTCGGAGCAAGAGCCGCGCGGCCCGGGCCAGGACACGAACCGAGGACAAAAGCACCCTGGACAGATCTCAAGCCTGCTCTTTATTGCATTCATTCGTTGTGTGACAATAATACTCAACGGCAAGTTTATTTACACAAGGAAATCCCGAGTCATCCGGGGCTTTCTCTTGGCCAGAAGCCCAGCAGCGCCCGGGATGCGCACTCACTCCACGGAGGGCCAAGGACGAGGGCGCCGGCACACGGCGCCTTTTCTTCCATGCAGACGAGCAGACATCGAGATGTACAAACTAGGAATTTGGGATAACATGCTATCCTTACAGACTCGGAGTTACTGCCACTTGGGTTTCCCTCAATGagcaaagaaagatgaaaagaaaaaggactgaaAGAGCGGACAGTTCGTCTTTTCTCTCTCGGGGCTGCCCAAGGACTGAATTTCCGGGCATCGAAAAGTACAAAAGCAGTAGTTAGGAGGCTGACCGTGCCCGGGTCGGGAGGGGCACCGGGCTCTGCCCCCCAGCGAGTGCCCTGCGGCAGCCTTCGCGGCCCGGTGTCCCTTCACATGGAATTCTCCCGCAGGTGTGCAAACCGAAACGAGACACGACGGAGAGGAGCCTTCTCTCGGTGCGCGCCCTCCCCCCGTACCCGAGGTCCACTCACGTACACACAGCACTCGCCCCACACCCACTCACGCCCACTGGCTTCTCCCACTCACCCACGGCACCCCCCTCATAGGGCGCCCGCCCCCCCCCGAGCCCCGTTCCCTCCCGAaattcccgccccccccccccccactgccctcTGGTGGCGGGAAGCCTGGTCCCGGGCAGCCAAGGACCG comes from Sarcophilus harrisii chromosome 5, mSarHar1.11, whole genome shotgun sequence and encodes:
- the LOC116419648 gene encoding serum paraoxonase/arylesterase 1-like, producing the protein MARGLLLLTLSVLALALVAERRAAFRARFNASREVKPRELPHCQLIKGIETGSEDLEILPHGLAFLSCGLKYPGIKSFDPHKPGEILLMDLNEENPEPMVLPIHGDGLDKTSLNPHGISTFTDEDNTVYLFVVNHPQLSTTVELFKFQEEERSLLYLKTIRHELLPNVNDLVAVGREHFYATNDHYFSDPSLRAWEMYLGLKWSNVVYYSPRDVRQVASGFDFANGINISPDGKYLYVAELLGHKIHIFERLADGSLKALKALTFDTLVDNLSVDPTTGDVWVGCHPNGMKIFFYDPEDPPPSEVLRVQDILSSRPSVSQVYAEGGSVLQGSTVASVYRGQLLIGTVFHRALRCQL